Within the Salvia hispanica cultivar TCC Black 2014 chromosome 4, UniMelb_Shisp_WGS_1.0, whole genome shotgun sequence genome, the region CGAGACCAGCAACGGAGCCAGAGACCAATCCCAGGTCTTCGCCTTCTGTGACGAGTGGAAACTCGCACTGGACCGCGTCCCGGACACCGTCGCCTCCGAATCCATCAAGAGCTTCATCAACGTCGTCCACTCCATAACCTCCAAGCAGACGGAGGAACTCAAGATCAAGAAACGGACCGAATCTGCATCCAAGGAGCTCGAGAAGAAGGCCTCCTCCCTCCGGACCATCGAGAAGAAGTACTACCACTCCTACTCCATGGTCGGGATAGGGCTCCCCGACGACAGCGGGCACGCCCTCGACGCGCGGGACCCGCTGTCGGAGAAGAAGTCTGAGCTGGCAGCCTGCCAGCGGCGCGTGGAGGACGAGATGATGAAGCACTCCAAGGCCGTGGAGGTGACGAGGGCGATGACGCTGAACAACATCCAAACCGGGCTGCCCGGAGTCTTCCAAGCCATGACCAGTTTCTCTGCTCTGATGACTGAAGCCCTTGAAGCAGTGTGCACAAGATCTTACTCCATTTAGATATGAAAAAGAACCCTACTTTATTAATCAATTGTTTTTCTTGCTCATctgttttgagttttgaggCAAgtttttagaaatacaaaggCTGGCaaagttattatttttgtttcacttTTGATCATTGCTGTTGGATTGCTGTAATATGTGAATATGTTGGAAATTTTAGCTCATTATCATAAGGAAGGCTTGTGtatcaataaatttcattGCTCTCTCTTGTAGGTGAAATCTtccatggattcaagaaaacaacCTGAGCAgattcaaaatttgtaaatttctGACACACTAACTCATCAACACAGTAAACTGAGACTTTCTGGTGCTTGCATGTGATGAATCCCAGCTCatttaacacaaaataaacaaagattcTGTCACTGCTGGTACAGGAAATAACAcatgtaataatatacatatacatatgtgTTGAAGTATCTGTATGGATACAAGAAAGATTTGGTGATGCCCATGTACACAAGTGGTAAAGACAATCCCACAAAAGGAGGGTAAAGACAAGcaaaagaaggaagaagatgaagatagaatAGCAAAGTTGCATTGAAATATGTGACTGCAGTCACTGTCAGACTGCATGTTGGTTGCCTTTGTCTTCTTGCCCTACAAAATAGGATTGCTACTGATTTCCCTATACTTACGcttaatattcaaatcaatGCCTCACTAATATCAATTGTTTTCTAACTAATCTTGGATTCTTTTTTAACTGATCTTGGATCTTGGCCCTTCCTGTCGGTCTCTTGCAACACCAAAAACGATGAGATTTTAGTGCTATTTTTCTATCTAgtaattaacataaatttattcattaaattataaaaggaCTAATAGCTTAAAAACACACTAAGTATAGCCATCTCAAATCCTTACCACCAATTTTAAACGgggtgaaaaaaataaaatcatactcATGTGACAGGTTCAGTAACAATTTTAAATGACGTGGAGATGACATGACGGAATTAGTCTTGAAATGGAAAGTCAGCGaatcaaaatgatatttttacgATTAATTTGGTGGATTTTTTATATGGAATTcgatattttataaattgttttggCTCTAGTTAGATTTTTATGACAACTATACTTCAGACTAAGAAGACATCATTCAATTAAGTTggatgaaattcaattttgtgaaatttgcGCTAAAAATccatactatatttttcatcacattctaatttattagtgaaaatatgaattgacCTATAATTGGTATATTTTTCGACTATCaatccaattaaaaatatatcagaCTATCTTTTATGTTTGAGACTTGTGTTTTCGACCGTTAAAAATCAGTACATCCAGGAAGTAACAATTTTACCTTTATTAACTCCAatcattatatgaaaaattgagaaaataaatactcctagaATCTTAAATTGGGACACTACTTCAAAAGCAcaattcattttcaatatGGATCCttactcaaaattttctaaatgaTTCAAACATAAAGTATGATATGTTCCTATCACCAAAAAAAACGCCTTAAAAACCGCTGCTGCTTTTAATTGATTCAGattatcaataaaatcataaaaccTATAATAATGGTTACCTTTAAACTATGTACGTATGTTTGAATCATTTTATGACAAGAGAAAATGATAGATTGTAAAAAAGGTATCATGCTTGCTACAATAAGAATTGCATAAAAAGGCCCATGATAACAATGTAACATAGGTAGATGCATGcatgataaattattttcacatataaaagcAAAAGAAGAGATATTGGGTGAAGATGGGGACCATGTTGAAAATAAATGCCCACAAAAAAAGGCCTACTAATAAAGCAACTTTCACCTTAGTCCTCATCAAAATATTAAGTGAATAAACTATGTTCATGGATAGAGCCTAGAGgtccttatatatatagtaaattttactaaatgtgattatattatatatatgtaaaaatgACAGTAGGTGGATCCAGTTTTTGAAACGTGAAAGGAACTGTTAATAACAGTAAAAAGAATCTACCGAAGTGGGATAAATTTGGTATGAACTCAAATTGCATTCCTTCAAATCCTATATTTCATCTATTTCTTAAGTAGTTAGTTTCCTTTCCCATAAATGGAAATTTGCTTTATTGGATTgtccaaataaatatatatgaactAGTTTATGTAGTACATATTATACGGTTTTAACTGATGTGACACATGCCCTTATTATAGTTGAATTGTGCTGAAGAAAAAGTTGTATATTTTGGTTGGCATTTATTCCAACCATatcaaatttcacattttatccCTCCAAACTTTGCAATATTAAACAATTgaatatttctaaatttgaaattgaaaatgggCTTCACATTTGTACTTTAGCATAGCCcattatataataaatcaaGGCCCAACTACAAGAGCTATACATAGAATAGAAGAACTAAAACCAGTCAATTTTGAACCAATTTTGCAGCATCTAATGTTTCTTCTTTGATGCATCAGCAGATATTacctcaaaaaaaaattaatttagaagctacaaaagataaaaaaaggaTGATAATTTACAGGAGAATAATTAATTCCCAGTTTAGTAAACAGAattccaaatttttaattgtattggaaatttggaatcaatgcaaattaaatactcaTGTGACATGCCATCTAAAAGAACTCAAAATCCAGGTATTTACCCTCAGATTTCATGCCTGTCCCCACTCTTTTGTCACCACCGGGGCCTGCACCGACGAATGTGTGGTTCGAGGGGGGTTCAACCTCGACCGGCCTAGGCACCTCTGGAGGCATACTGCACCGTATCAGAGCCCAATTCACACCTTCAAAGAAAGGGTGCTGCTTGATCTCAGTTGCTCCTCTTTTCACCCCAAGCCGGTCCTGTGGCTCCTTCACGAGCAGCCCACGGATGAGGTCCTTGCTAGCGCAACTGGTAGGTGGCACATCTGGGAACTTGAGCTGTTGCCCAACAACGTTAAAGAGCGTTGCACGATTCCCTGAACCTTTGAATGGTGTTTTGCCATAGAGCAGCTCATGCAAGAATACACCAAATGTCCACCAGTCCACTGCACTGCCATGCCCTTCACCCTTGATCATTTCCGGGGCCAAGTATTCGTGTGTCCCTACAAAGGACATGGACCGAGCTGCAGTAGGCTCTGCAACTAGCTCAGGCAAAGTACCGGATGGCGTCTTACCAGATCTTTTCTTGCTCCTTTGATGGAAGATTCGAGGAAGAAAACATGAGGGTTGGATGCATGCTGATGATGGTTGTGCGCAGAATCTGGCTCTTTGTTTGGAAGGATGAGAGTGTAAAGCAGAGGTTGTTATTAGAGTGGGTGAAACTACACATCTAAGGGCAAGGTCAAAGTCTGATAGCATGATGTGGCCATCTTCGCGGACCAGAACATTTTCCGGTTTCAGGTCTCTGTATACGATGCCTAGCATGTGGAGGTATTCAAGCGCTAAAAGAACTTCAGCTGCATAAAACCTGCACGTGCCGAAAAAATACATCAGTAAGTAGTTTTTCAGATAGTATACCAATTATACTTTCATATATACCTTAAGTTAGGAGGAAATATATGGCAATGTTGAATAAGGTTAGAATGAGTTTTGTGAGGTTCTGATCCATTAAGTAGATAAACTACAATATCTTGTCACACATCTCAGAAAAATCATACATCCAAGAAGGAGACTCAGTGTTGGCATGAATGTTAGGAAGAGAGAGGATTCAATGAAGCCCTTCAAAATagaattcaagattttaaagtAGCATATAAATTGACCATATCTTTAACTACTGGAAATTTAAGTTCTAATATAGGATAAATGCAGAATCAAAAGTAGGTATATTGCATTAGCTGTGGAGATGAACCACGCACCTAGCAGCATACTCGGAGAAAAAGTTTCCTGGCTGTCGTTGCCTGAGGGTATGCAGATCTCCCCCGGGACAATATTCCATGACTAAGCATGAAAATCTGTCAGTCTCAAAATGAGTGTACAGTGTTGGCAAGAAAGGATGGTCGAGCAGCTGCAAGATTTCCCGTTCTGTATGTGCCCGGGTCAACTTCTTCCTGCTAGCAAGGGATGCCTTATCCATCACTTTCATTGCAAAGAGGCACCGGGTTGTGATGAGCTTAGAGAGATATACACTTC harbors:
- the LOC125221632 gene encoding serine/threonine-protein kinase D6PK-like: MERIPETHSLSRQLLLAHNFLQEPEELMSFTASDDSSDEEAGSTSFHGASHPTEPLDNDMMRPVYVPIGQNNVDGRYLAEELDDLAAVSEEKECMWDGLLPTSGNVSPHSSIDSIGFAMAMSISNSSASTYHSDGVMSDDRNYDIMKGSTRGDSLESTILSRASDSSGLSDDSNWSYTSGSANKPHKGNDPRWKAILSVRARHGVLGMSQFRLLKRLGCGDIGSVYLSKLITTRCLFAMKVMDKASLASRKKLTRAHTEREILQLLDHPFLPTLYTHFETDRFSCLVMEYCPGGDLHTLRQRQPGNFFSEYAARFYAAEVLLALEYLHMLGIVYRDLKPENVLVREDGHIMLSDFDLALRCVVSPTLITTSALHSHPSKQRARFCAQPSSACIQPSCFLPRIFHQRSKKRSGKTPSGTLPELVAEPTAARSMSFVGTHEYLAPEMIKGEGHGSAVDWWTFGVFLHELLYGKTPFKGSGNRATLFNVVGQQLKFPDVPPTSCASKDLIRGLLVKEPQDRLGVKRGATEIKQHPFFEGVNWALIRCSMPPEVPRPVEVEPPSNHTFVGAGPGGDKRVGTGMKSEGKYLDFEFF